The following are from one region of the Corylus avellana chromosome ca1, CavTom2PMs-1.0 genome:
- the LOC132176371 gene encoding MAG2-interacting protein 2 isoform X2, whose translation MEELSVRQVLYETRHHASRPYAPNYPPQQANDGERGSFLSLFSVQGVSQLKEKWSDYKQPKKLKRLISLFISLRGERVAVAAGNQITIFQKDDDYMEPCGTFTAGSHATFTTGTWSECHDVLGVADDTGTLYFIKLNGEEIARITRRHLKICMPIVGLIAENDSDEQRSCLCSFTIVTSDGSFQHIEISQEPSASISSALTSDNGLTPKRQFNNNVFCFDYHPELSLLVVVDGSDSISLTSGGNSGSCNISLWRRSKIQDIEQLFSTQFDGLYSKPKGYVGQLAFPKVAISPQVNFVATLDVRGRLHIFKLDKECFSLSSFACRGIYDSQVTDSLSNGGGNFVSDVVDFTWWSDHIIAFAKRSGIVTMLDILSGSHFQQDDTVYSMLMLERVQKFPGHIFLLESTLSEERYNVSNSGKTNDLHRVELITEDRFNQFDISRLQWSLISFSERSVPEMYNILISKQKYQAALDFAGCHGLDKDEVVKSQWLHSGQGINEINMFLSKIKDQVFVVSECLDKVGPTEDAVRALLAYGLRLTNQYRFSEAEDNERSQFWDSRMARLQLLQFNDRLETYLGINMGRFSVQEYREFRVMPINEAGVRLAESGKIGALNLLFKRHPYSLTPFMLEILAAIPETIPVQTYGHLLPGRLPPTSVAVREEDWVECEKMVSFINKLPKNHEIGIQLRTEPMVKRCLGSVWPSTVELSRWYKNRARDIDSFTGQLDNSLCLLDFAHNKGICELQQFLDDVSYLHQLIYSDDSDGELSISMSLVDWEQLSDYDKFRMMLKGVKEQNVVKRLRDKAIPFMQSRFKNAASVSLGQVPDNHLSADENNNESFLVRWMKEIALEKKLDTCLIVIEEGCRDMVVEEGWGEFQSNGFFRDEVEAVDCALQCIYMSTETDRWSTMAAIFSKLPQIQDTGTRVEGLKRRLKLAEGHVEAGRLLGFYQVPKPMNFFLEAHSDGKGVKQILRLILSKFVRRQPGRSDNDWANMWRDMQCLREKAFPFLDLEYMLMEFCRGLLKAGKFSLARNYLKGTSSVALSSEKAENLVIQAAREYFFSASSLTCPEIWKARECLNLYPSSGNVKTEADIIDALTVKLPNLGVTLLPVQFRQIKDPLEIIKMAITSQTGAYLHVDELIEVAKLLRLNSPEDISAVEEAIAREAAVAGDLQLAFDLCLVLAKKRHGLIWDLCAAIARGPALENMDISSRKQLLGFALSHCDVDSIGELLHAWKDLDMQGQCETLMMLTGTNSPSFSVQGSSITSLPVHNIQDINHLKDCFELVQGIGGDDREVQFDSIKNVVSAVAKSLPIENGNKWESGLRENGKFLSFAALQLPWLLELSRKAEYGKKLISGLIPGKQYVSIRTQAVVTILSWLARNGFAPRDNVIASLAKSIIETPATEEEDIVGCSFLLNLVDAFTGVEVIEEQLRTREDYQEICSLMNVGMMYSLLHNSGLECVGPAKRRELLLRKFKEKHTPPSSEIEKIDKVQSTFWREWKLKLEEEKRVADHSRALEKIIPGVETERFLSGDIKYIEGVIVSLIESVKLVKKSILSGVLKIADTYGLNRTEVLLRCLSSLLVSEVWTNDDIMAEIAAFKGELIDHAVETIKTISLIVYPAVDGCNKLRLAYVYSLLSDCYLQLEETKGSLSMIQADQTNISSLGLAHFYRLIEQECRRVSFIKNLNFKNIAGLGGLNLECFSTEVYTHIDESSLEALAKMVETLASIYTDPVPEGLISWQDVYKHHVLSLLTALETRATADSKINGLETVQGFVSQLEQSYDFCRIYIKLLAPSDALDIMKWYFRVIIPIYGSYGNLRDNSEWQNCLIILLNFWIRLADGMKDIVAHESLGGNLMFNPECIMSCLRVFMRLVMEDIVSPKQGWGTIISYVKYGLIGDFDVDIFTFCRAMVFSGCGFGAIAEVFSVFISLLPSGSAAASDTECHDLPCLYLNILEPILQDLVNESYEHQILFHLLSSLSKLEANLEDLKRARCAVWERMAKFSDNLQLPSSVRVYALELMQFITGGNIKGFSPEIQSNVLPWEGWDELQFTFKNSETTTNLGLPDHKDTSSRFTSTLVALKSSQLAATISPSIEITPDDLMNMETTVSCFLNLCGAATTDSHVDALLSILGEWEGLFIIGKDEEASAEASDAGNDWSGDNWDEGWESFQEVEPLEKEVIKNPSIHPLHACWMEAFKKLIMLSRLRDLLTLIDQSLSKSNGLFLDEDDARSLCQTLLGIDCFAALKMVLLLPYEALWSPCLDEVEDKLKQGGISDTIGRDHELLMLVLSSGITSTIITKSSYGTIFSYLCYMVGNLSRHCQEAQLPRFARKGSNISFLFRKIIFPAFISELVKTRQQILAGFLVTKFMHTNASLSFINIAESSLGRYLERQLNVLEREKFALEETSETLRNTVCSLRGKLGNLIQSALPSLSSNVG comes from the exons ATGGAAGAGCTAAGCGTACGGCAAGTGCTTTACGAGACGCGACATCACGCTTCGAGGCCGTACGCTCCCAATTACCCTCCTCAACAG GCAAATGATGGTGAGAGAGGGAGCTTCCTATCGTTGTTTTCGGTACAAG GTGTAAGTCAACTCAAAGAGAAATGGAGTGATTACAAGCAAccgaaaaaattgaaaagattgaTATCCTTGTTTATCTCCCTGAGAGGCGAACGTGTGGCTGTCGCTGCTGGAAATCAGATAACAATTTTTCAGAAGGATGATGACTACATGGAGCCCTGTGGAACTTTTACTG CTGGAAGCCATGCTACATTCACCACGGGAACTTGGTCTGAGTGTCATGATGTTCTTGGAGTTGCTGATGATACTGGTACGctatattttatcaaattaaatgGGGAAGAGATAGCAAGAATTACAAGGAGACATTTGAAAATCTGTATGCCAATAGTGGGCCTGATTGCTGAGAATGATTCTGATGAACAGAGATCTTGCtt GTGCAGCTTCACTATTGTTACATCAGACGGTTCTTTTCAGCATATTGAGATTAGTCAGGAGCCAAGTGCCTCTATCTCCTCTGCACTCACCTCTGATAATGGCTTAACCCCGAAGAGGCAGTTTAATAACAATGTCTTCTGCTTTGATTACCATCCAGAACTTTCTTTGCTAGTTGTTGTTGATGGTTCTGACAGTATCTCATTAACCTCTGGTGGGAACTCCG GATCCTGTAATATTTCTCTTTGGCGTAGAAGTAAAATTCAGGATATAGAGCAATTGTTCTCTACTCAGTTTGATGGCTTATATTCTAAACCAAAAGGTTATGTGGGTCAACTAGCATTTCCAAAGGTGGCAATCTCACCGCAAGTCAATTTTGTTGCTACACTAGATGTTAGAGGACGCTTGCACATTTTCAAGCTGGATAAAGAATGCTTTTCACTTTCAAGTTTTGCTTGCAGAGGGATATATGACTCACAAGTGACTGATAGTTTGTCAAATGGAGGTGGAAATTTTGTAAGCGATGTTGTGGACTTTACTTGGTGGTCTGACCATATCATTGCTTTTGCAAAAAGAAGTGGCATTGTCACCATGCTTGATATTCTAAGCGGTTCACACTTTCAGCAGGATGACACTGTATATTCCATGCTCATGTTAGAAAGGGTACAGAAGTTTCCAGgacacatttttcttttggagAGTACATTATCTGAAGAGAGATACAATGTATCAAATTCTGGGAAAACAAATGACTTGCATCGTGTGGAGCTGATTACTGAAGATAGATTTAATCAATTTGATATTTCTAGATTGCAATGGAGTTTGATATCATTTTCTGAGAGATCTGTCCCTGAAATgtacaatattttaattagcAAGCAAAAGTATCAGGCTGCCTTGGACTTTGCTGGTTGTCATGGGCTGGATAAAGATGAAGTTGTAAAGTCACAGTGGTTGCATTCTGGCCAAGgcataaatgaaataaatatgtttttgtctaaaattaagGATCAAGTTTTTGTAGTTTCTGAATGTTTAGATAAAGTTGGGCCAACAGAAGATGCTGTAAGGGCTTTGCTTGCATATGGGTTGCGCCTAACTAACCAATATAGGTTTTCAGAAGCAGAAGATAATGAACGTAGTCAATTTTGGGATTCCCGCATGGCTAGACTTCAGTTACTGCAATTCAATGACAGGCTGGAAACATATCTTGGGATAAACATGGGCAG GTTTTCTGTGCAGGAGTACAGAGAATTTCGTGTGATGCCTATTAATGAAGCTGGTGTTAGACTTGCTGAAAGTGGAAAAATTGGTGCCTTAAACCTCCTATTCAAGCGTCATCCTTATTCGCTGACTCCTTTCATGTTGGAGATTTTAGCTGCTATCCCTGAAACCATTCCTGTACAAACATATGGGCATCTTCTTCCCGGGAGGTTGCCTCCTACCAGTGTTGCTGTGAGGGAGGAAGATTGGGTTGAATGTGAGAAGATGGTGAGCTTTATAAACAAATTGCCCAAAAATCATGAGATTGGTATCCAGCTCAGAACGGAACCCATGGTCAAGCGATGCCTAGGATCTGTTTGGCCATCAACTGTTGAACTTTCGCGATGGTATAAGAATAGAGCTAGAGATATTGATAGTTTTACTGGTCAGCTAGATAATAGCCTCTGCTTGCTTGACTTTGCTCATAACAAAGGTATTTGTGAGTTGCAGCAGTTCCTTGATGATGTCTCATACTTGCACCAACTTATCTATTCGGATGACAGTGATGGCGAATTGAGTATCAGTATGAGTCTTGTGGACTGGGAACAATTATCTGACTATGATAAATTCAGGATGATGCTTAAAGGAGTTAAAGAACAAAATGTGGTTAAACGATTACGTGATAAAGCAATTCCATTCATGCAGAGTAGATTTAAGAATGCGGCCTCAGTTTCTCTAGGTCAGGTTCCAGATAACCATCTTTCTGCAGATGAGAATAACAATGAGTCATTTCTGGTTAGATGGATGAAGGAAATTGCTTTGGAGAAGAAATTGGACACATGCTTGATTGTAATTGAGGAGGGTTGCAGAGACATGGTAGTTGAGGAAGGGTGGGGAGAGTTCCAGAGTAATGGTTTTTTCAGGGATGAGGTTGAAGCTGTGGATTGTGCCCTGCAGTGCATATATATGTCCACAGAAACAGATAGGTGGAGTACCATGGCTGCCATATTTTCAAAGCTTCCACAAATACAAG ATACCGGAACACGTGTTGAGGGCCTTAAGAGAAGACTCAAACTGGCAGAAGGCCATGTTGAAGCAGGGAGGCTTTTGGGGTTTTACCAG GTCCCGAAGCCAATGAATTTTTTCCTGGAGGCTCATTCAGATGGAAAAGGTGTAAAACAGATTCTTCGCCTGATACTTTCGAAATTTGTTCGTCGACAGCCTGGTCGTTCTGATAATGATTGGGCAAACATGTGGCGTGATATGCAGTGTTTGAGAGAGAAGGCATTTCCTTTTCTGGACCTAGAGTATATGTTGATGGAATTCTGCAGAGGACTGCTGAAAGCTGGAAAATTTTCTCTTGCAAGGAATTATTTAAAAGGTACAAGTTCAGTTGCTTTGTCATCGGAGAAGGCAGAAAACCTTGTCATTCAAGCTGCAAGGGAATATTTTTTCTCAGCTTCAAGTCTTACTTGTCCTGAA ATCTGGAAGGCTAGGGAATGTCTGAATTTATATCCAAGCAGCGGAAATGTTAAAACAGAGGCTGATATTATTGATGCACTTACAGTTAAACTTCCAAACCTTGGAGTTACTCTTCTACCCGTGCAATTCAGGCAAATAAAAGACCCCTTGGAGATTATTAAAATGGCAATCACAAGTCAAACTGGTGCTTATTTACATGTTGACGAACTCATTGAGGTTGCCAAACTTCTTCGATTAAACTCTCCAGAAGACATATCAGCCGTTGAGGAAGCAATTGCTAGAGAAGCTGCAGTTGCAGGTGATCTTCAATTAGCGTTTGATCTCTGCCTTGTTTTGGCTAAAAAACGACATGGTCTCATTTGGGACTTATGTGCTGCAATAGCGAGGGGTCCGGCCCTTGAAAACATGGATATAAGTTCTCGAAAGCAGCTACTAGGTTTTGCTTTGAGCCATTGTGATGTGGACTCCATAGGTGAATTGCTCCATGCATGGAAAGATCTAGATATGCAAGGCCAATGTGAGACGTTAATGATGTTGACAGGGACAAATTCTCCTAGTTTTTCAGTTCAAGGTTCCTCAATTACTTCACTTCCAGTCCATAATATTCAAGATATTAATCACTTGAAAGATTGCTTTGAACTGGTTCAAGGGATTGGTGGTGATGATCGAGAAGTTCAATTTGACAGCATAAAAAATGTAGTATCTGCTGTTGCTAAAAGCCTGCCCATTGAGAATGGGAACAAGTGGGAATCTGGTctgagagaaaatgggaaatttttgtcttttgctgCTTTACAGCTTCCATGGTTGCTTGAATTGAGTAGGAAAGCAGAATATGGTAAGAAATTGATTTCTGGCTTAATTCCTGGAAAGCAGTATGTTAGTATAAGAACACAGGCTGTGGTGACTATTCTGTCCTGGTTGGCGAGGAATGGATTTGCCCCTAGAGATAATGTGATTGCCTCTCTGGCAAAATCAATTATTGAAACTCCTGCTACTGAAGAGGAAGACATTGTGGGATGCTCTTTTCTCTTGAATCTTGTGGATGCATTTACTGGGGTTGAAGTTATAGAAGAGCAGTTGAGAACAAGGGAGGATTACCAAGAAATTTGTAGCCTCATGAACGTGGGAATGATGTATAGTTTATTACACAACTCTGGGCTCGAGTGTGTGGGGCCTGCAAAGAGGAGGGAGCTGCTACTGAGGAAATTTAAAGAAAAGCACACACCACCTAGTTCTG aaatagaaaagattgATAAAGTACAGTCCACATTTTGGAGAGAATGGAAACTgaaattagaagaagaaaagcgtGTAGCAGACCATTCTAGAGCACTAGAGAAAATAATTCCTGGGGTTGAAACTGAACGGTTTTTGTCTGGGGACATCAAATACATTGAGGGTGTCATTGTCTCCCTAATTGAATCAGTAAAGTTGGTGAAGAAGAGCATTTTAAGTGGCGTATTGAAAATAGCTGATACCTATGGCTTGAATCGTACTGAG GTGCTACTGCGGTGCCTAAGTTCTCTCCTTGTTTCTGAGGTTTGGACAAATGATGATATTATGGCTGAAATTGCAGCATTCAAGGGAGAACTTATTGATCATGCTGTAGAAACTATCAAAACTATTTCCTTGATTGTGTACCCTGCAGTTGATGGGTGTAACAAGTTGAGGCTTGCTTATGTGTACAGCCTGCTCTCTGACTGCTACTTGCAGCTGGAAGAAACCAAAGGTTCATTGTCGATGATACAAGCAGaccaaacaaatatttctaGTCTTGGGCTTGCTCATTTCTACAGGCTAATTGAGCAAGAATGCAGAAGAGTTTCATTTATTAAGAACTTGAACTTTAAAAATATTGCTGGATTAGGTGGTTTGAACTTGGAGTGCTTCAGCACTGAAGTTTACACACACATTGATGAAAGTAGCTTGGAAGCTCTGGCAAAAATGGTTGAGACCCTTGCCAGTATCTATACTGATCCAGTGCCTGAGGGTCTCATATCGTGGCAGGATGTCTACAAACATCATGTCTTGAGTTTGTTGACAGCCTTGGAAACTAGAGCTACAGCTGATTCTAAAATTAATGGCCTTGAAACCGTTCAGGGCTTCGTAAGTCAACTTGAGCAGAGCTATGATTTCTGCAGAATATATATCAAACTACTTGCTCCTTCTGATGCTTTGGACATTATGAAATGGTACTTCAGAGTAATCATCCCGATTTATGGTTCTTATGGGAATCTGCGAGATAACTCAGAATGGCAGAACTGCCTCATCATCCTTTTGAACTTTTGGATTAGATTGGCTGATGGAATGAAGGATATTGTAGCCCATGAGAGTTTGGGAGGAAATCTAATGTTCAATCCAGAATGCATAATGAGTTGTCTAAGGGTTTTTATGAGGTTGGTGATGGAGGACATTGTATCACCGAAACAGGGTTGGGGGACCATTATCAGCTATGTCAAATACGGTTTAATTGGTGATTTTGATGTTGATATTTTCACGTTCTGCAGAGCCATGGTTTTCTCTGGCTGTGGATTTGGAGCCATTGCAGAAGTGTTTTCTGTATTCATATCACTGCTGCCAAGTGGTTCCGCAGCAGCCAGTGACACTGAATGTCACGATCTTCCCTGTCTGTATTTAAATATCTTGGAACCCATCTTACaagatttggtcaatgaatccTATGAACATCAGATTTTGTTTCATCTATTATCTTCTCTGAGTAAACTAGAAGCTAATTTGGAGGACTTGAAGAGGGCCAGGTGTGCAGTCTGGGAAAGGATGGCCAAGTTTTCTGATAATCTGCAGCTGCCAAGTTCGGTTCGTGTTTATGCTCTAGAGCTTATGCAATTCATCACGGGCGGAAATATCAAGGGTTTCTCTCCTGAGATACAATCTAATGTTCTACCGTGGGAAGGGTGGGATGAGTTGcaatttacatttaaaaatagtGAGACTACTACTAATCTGGGGTTGCCAGATCATAAGGATACTTCTAGCAGGTTTACAAGTACTTTGGTTGCCCTCAAATCATCTCAGCTTGCAGCAACCATCTCTCCTAGCATAGAAATTACCCCTGATGATCTCATGAATATGGAGACTACAGTTTCTTGCTTCTTAAATCTGTGTGGAGCTGCTACTACAGATTCCCATGTTGATGCTTTACTTTCCATTTTGGGGGAGTGGGAGGGGCTTTTCATCATTGGTAAAGATGAGGAAGCCTCTGCAGAAGCCTCTGATGCAGGAAATGACTGGAGCGGTGATAATTGGGATGAGGGATGGGAAAGCTTTCAAGAGGTAGAACCTCTTGAGAAGGAAGTGATAAAGAACCCCTCTATTCACCCTTTACATGCCTGTTGGATGGAGGCTTTCAAGAAACTTATAATGCTGTCCCGGCTACGAGATCTGCTAACTCTGATTGACCAGTCCTTATCAAAATCTAATGGATTATTTCTTGATGAAGACGATGCCAGGAGCTTGTGCCAGACCCTACTCGGAATAGATTGTTTTGCGGCTTTAAAGATGGTGCTGTTATTGCCTTATGAAGCATTATGGTCACCGTGCTTGGATGAAGTTGAGGACAAACTGAAACAGGGAGGCATCTCAGACACAATTGGCAGAGATCATGAACTTTTGATGCTTGTGTTATCTTCAGGGATCACATCAACTATCATCACCAAATCTTCCTATGGTACCATTTTCTCATATCTGTGCTATATGGTTGGAAATTTATCTCGCCATTGTCAAGAAGCTCAGTTGCCAAGGTTTGCACGGAAAGGATCAAACATCTCATTCCTCTTCAGAAAAATTATCTTCCCTGCATTCATATCAGAGCTTGTGAAGACGAGGCAGCAAATTCTAGCGGGGTTTCTTGTTACAAAATTTATGCACACAAATGCCTCACTCAGTTTCATCAACATAGCGGAGAGCAGTCTTGGTAGATATTTGGAGAGGCAGCTCAATGTATTAGAGCGTGAAAAGTTTGCTCTTGAGGAGACATCTGAAACATTAAGGAATACCGTTTGCAGTTTGAGAGGCAAGTTGGGAAATCTGATCCAATCTGCGTTGCCGTCGCTTTCTAGTAATGTTGGATGA